Proteins from a genomic interval of Rhodococcus rhodochrous:
- a CDS encoding DUF2505 domain-containing protein has protein sequence MGSPIDHTANYSSPPAAVHAAFVDPQYWQTRLREVGGPGAAVERADTGDGTIELDLHQAIPAEHLPSMVTSLRPGDLVIRRHESWGAFADGRAEGRFSAHVDGMPGEVTGGMTLITDGAGSSVVIEGTVEVKIPFLGSKIEGMIVEQLVELFDAERTFTEQWLNGAHSA, from the coding sequence ATGGGCAGCCCTATCGACCACACTGCGAACTACTCGTCCCCGCCTGCTGCGGTCCACGCGGCGTTCGTCGATCCGCAGTACTGGCAGACCCGGCTGCGTGAGGTCGGGGGCCCGGGCGCGGCGGTCGAACGCGCCGACACCGGCGACGGCACGATCGAACTCGACCTCCACCAGGCCATCCCGGCCGAGCACCTGCCGAGCATGGTCACGAGCCTCCGCCCGGGCGATCTCGTCATCCGGCGTCACGAATCGTGGGGCGCGTTCGCCGACGGTCGCGCCGAGGGCAGGTTCTCGGCCCACGTCGACGGTATGCCCGGCGAGGTCACCGGCGGGATGACACTCATCACCGACGGAGCGGGCTCGTCCGTCGTCATCGAGGGCACCGTCGAGGTGAAGATCCCGTTCCTCGGTTCCAAGATCGAGGGGATGATCGTCGAGCAGCTCGTCGAGCTCTTCGACGCGGAGCGCACCTTCACCGAACAGTGGTTGAACGGGGCTCACTCGGCCTGA
- a CDS encoding ROK family transcriptional regulator — translation MSVPTLSPSVSLPSRSSAPRRATGSAVRGSTRATVVRPRTSRVSSPVRIVPPDLRIADGTGASVFRVAANRGPVSRDVIAKVTGASIATVNRQVSALLSAGLLRERADLTEPGAVGRPRVPVEVDHERYLTVGIHIGAVTTGIVASDLRGRIIGAVEVPTPTGDQDAALASITASAKAFAGRWHRRTPLWVGVALGGRVDSNTAVVTHPRLGWVDARVGAIVGGGMGLPVSVAAHVEAMAASELLLTPDRDAPEAKGTGLYFYVRETAGVAITFDGKVHTPAGGPGSVTHFPTGSSARCSCGGTGCLEATVSDRAVVQRAVAEGIFADGDDTIQSLYRLARDGSEVAHGLLVERATVLGRTVGMLRDLFNPDRVILGGQAFTEYPAAVPHVARAFAASTTLPRKDIRITGFGNRVQAHAAGVVSLSSLFSDPIAAMKRTEL, via the coding sequence GTGTCGGTTCCCACTCTCTCGCCGTCCGTTTCCCTTCCCTCGCGGTCGTCCGCGCCTCGTCGCGCCACCGGTTCCGCCGTCCGTGGATCCACGCGTGCGACGGTCGTCCGTCCCCGCACCTCCCGTGTGTCGAGCCCGGTCAGGATCGTTCCGCCGGACCTGCGTATCGCCGACGGCACCGGGGCGTCGGTCTTCCGTGTCGCCGCCAATCGCGGCCCCGTCTCGCGCGACGTGATCGCGAAGGTCACCGGGGCGAGCATCGCCACCGTCAACCGCCAGGTGTCGGCCCTGCTCTCGGCAGGTCTGCTGCGTGAGCGCGCCGACCTGACCGAACCCGGCGCCGTCGGCCGGCCGCGTGTTCCCGTCGAGGTCGACCACGAGCGGTACCTGACGGTCGGCATCCACATCGGTGCCGTCACCACCGGTATCGTCGCCAGTGACCTGCGCGGTCGCATCATCGGCGCCGTCGAGGTCCCCACGCCCACCGGCGACCAGGACGCCGCGCTCGCGTCGATCACCGCGAGCGCCAAGGCCTTTGCCGGACGGTGGCACCGCCGCACCCCGTTGTGGGTCGGCGTCGCACTCGGCGGACGGGTGGACTCGAACACCGCCGTCGTGACGCACCCGCGACTCGGCTGGGTCGACGCCCGTGTCGGCGCGATCGTCGGTGGCGGTATGGGGCTTCCGGTCTCGGTGGCCGCGCACGTCGAGGCGATGGCCGCCTCCGAGCTGCTCCTCACTCCCGATCGCGACGCCCCCGAGGCCAAGGGCACCGGCCTGTACTTCTACGTTCGGGAGACGGCCGGTGTGGCAATCACTTTCGACGGCAAGGTGCACACCCCTGCCGGCGGTCCGGGTTCGGTGACGCATTTCCCCACCGGTTCGTCGGCCCGGTGCTCGTGCGGTGGCACGGGTTGCCTCGAAGCGACGGTGAGCGATCGGGCGGTCGTGCAGCGCGCGGTGGCCGAGGGCATCTTCGCCGACGGCGACGACACCATTCAGTCGCTCTACCGCCTCGCGCGGGACGGTTCCGAGGTCGCTCACGGTCTGCTCGTCGAGCGGGCCACCGTGCTCGGCCGCACCGTCGGAATGCTGCGCGACCTGTTCAATCCCGACCGCGTGATTCTCGGCGGACAGGCCTTCACCGAGTACCCGGCCGCGGTTCCGCACGTCGCCCGCGCGTTCGCCGCGTCGACCACCCTGCCGCGCAAGGACATCCGCATCACCGGCTTCGGCAACCGGGTGCAGGCCCACGCTGCGGGTGTCGTCTCGCTCAGCTCGTTGTTCTCGGATCCCATCGCGGCGATGAAGCGCACCGAACTCTGA
- a CDS encoding SDR family NAD(P)-dependent oxidoreductase: MSISPDSRVAVVTGASSGIGEATARTLAAQGFHVVVGARRLDRLQKLADEIGGTALELDVTDEDSVEAFTTVLPRVDVLVNNAGGAKGLAPVAEAVEDDWRWMWETNVIGTMRITKALIPKLIASGDGLIVTITSVAAFEAYDNGAGYTSAKHAQAVLHRTLRGELLGRPVRLTEIAPGAVETEFSLVRFEGDKDRADKVYEGITPLVAQDIADIIGFVASRPSHVNLDQIIVKPRDQANAGRFHRVTD; encoded by the coding sequence ATGAGTATCTCTCCCGATTCCCGCGTCGCCGTCGTCACCGGAGCTTCCTCCGGAATCGGCGAGGCGACCGCCCGCACGCTTGCCGCACAGGGCTTCCACGTCGTGGTGGGCGCACGCCGACTCGACCGCCTGCAGAAGCTCGCCGACGAGATCGGCGGTACCGCGCTCGAGCTCGACGTCACCGACGAGGATTCGGTCGAGGCCTTCACCACGGTGCTGCCGCGGGTCGACGTGCTGGTCAACAATGCCGGTGGCGCCAAGGGCCTCGCGCCCGTGGCCGAGGCCGTCGAGGACGACTGGCGCTGGATGTGGGAGACCAACGTCATCGGCACCATGCGCATCACCAAGGCGCTCATCCCCAAGCTCATCGCCTCGGGCGACGGCCTGATCGTCACCATCACCTCGGTCGCGGCCTTCGAGGCCTACGACAACGGCGCCGGTTACACCTCGGCCAAGCACGCGCAGGCCGTGCTGCACCGCACACTGCGCGGCGAACTGCTCGGCCGGCCGGTCCGTCTCACCGAGATCGCGCCGGGCGCGGTCGAGACCGAGTTCTCGCTGGTGCGCTTCGAGGGCGACAAGGATCGGGCCGACAAGGTGTACGAGGGCATCACCCCGCTGGTCGCCCAGGACATCGCCGACATCATCGGCTTCGTCGCGTCGCGTCCGTCGCATGTCAACCTCGACCAGATCATCGTCAAGCCGCGCGATCAGGCCAATGCCGGCCGGTTCCACCGCGTCACCGACTGA
- a CDS encoding tocopherol cyclase family protein — translation MAVHERHGRLSPKELSPRSLWTRYRASGADLPFGNPLAAHGVAMEGYFWRFTQPGTGRVVIALCGVNRADDSGGPGSHWATLGLAAHPGGFLRTAAHPVAAADPDRLGASAGDVFCGDSERVWMDLGDDARLDIRLSDLRSWPRRRFGASSVFHSVPGLNQYWHSWLLGGRVEGHAILGDEKWDLTGAQVYGEKNWGKGGFPESWWWGQAQGFADLQACVAFAGGQVHSGPLRTEVTAVVVALPDGRIVRLGNPVTSPVRATVTDESWNLRGRNARWSVEISGSSPLGAAHVLPVPLPAERRNVAGSIEHLGGRMTVTVHERGKLVWADESHSAALEHGGLDRARAELDRRGAAADATDAPPSV, via the coding sequence ATGGCGGTGCACGAACGACACGGGCGGCTCTCACCGAAGGAACTCTCACCGAGGAGTCTGTGGACCCGTTACCGCGCGTCGGGAGCGGATCTGCCCTTCGGGAATCCGCTCGCCGCGCACGGCGTCGCGATGGAGGGTTACTTCTGGCGCTTCACCCAGCCCGGAACCGGCCGCGTCGTCATCGCCCTGTGCGGGGTCAACCGTGCGGACGACTCGGGAGGGCCCGGCTCGCACTGGGCGACCCTCGGCCTGGCCGCCCATCCCGGGGGTTTCCTGCGCACCGCCGCGCATCCGGTGGCCGCTGCCGATCCCGATCGGCTCGGCGCGTCGGCCGGCGACGTCTTCTGCGGCGACAGCGAACGCGTGTGGATGGATCTCGGCGACGACGCCCGTCTCGACATCCGGTTGTCGGATCTGCGGTCCTGGCCGCGACGCCGCTTCGGCGCGTCGAGTGTGTTCCATTCCGTCCCCGGCCTCAACCAGTACTGGCATTCCTGGCTGCTCGGCGGCCGGGTGGAAGGGCACGCGATTCTCGGCGACGAGAAGTGGGATCTGACCGGAGCCCAGGTCTACGGCGAGAAGAACTGGGGCAAGGGCGGTTTCCCCGAGTCGTGGTGGTGGGGTCAGGCACAGGGATTCGCCGACCTGCAGGCGTGTGTGGCGTTCGCCGGCGGGCAGGTGCATTCGGGTCCACTGCGCACGGAGGTCACGGCGGTCGTCGTCGCACTACCGGACGGGCGCATCGTGCGGCTGGGCAATCCCGTCACATCCCCGGTCCGGGCGACGGTCACCGACGAGAGCTGGAACCTGCGTGGTCGCAATGCCCGTTGGAGCGTGGAGATCTCGGGAAGCTCACCCCTCGGAGCGGCGCACGTCCTGCCGGTCCCCCTGCCCGCGGAACGACGGAACGTCGCCGGTTCGATCGAGCATCTCGGCGGTCGCATGACCGTGACGGTCCACGAACGCGGGAAACTGGTGTGGGCCGACGAATCGCACTCGGCCGCACTCGAACACGGCGGGCTGGACCGGGCCCGGGCGGAACTCGACCGGCGGGGCGCCGCTGCGGATGCGACGGACGCCCCACCGAGCGTGTGA
- a CDS encoding MFS transporter: protein MTGEKGGSYRELFAAPGAAAFCLAGFVARLPIAMVGIGIVTMFSQLEGNYAVGGALSAVFALSYAVLTPIVSRAVDRYGQRRVLPTAAAVSAVATLAMLAGVRFEVPTIWLFVCGIPAGLMPTIGAMVRARWTQLYGGTPRLRTAFALEAVVDEVCFIVGPVLSVGLSVAVFPEAGPLLGAVLLLVGTLALAALRSTEPPVQPHTDDRARTNILRMPVLLSIVVVMVAMGVVFGVIDVAAVAFTAEQNSPGSATFALALFATGSAMSGLIFGSRVGSSAPTRQLFAATGILAVLLCPLLLAGSVPMLTVLYFVAGCAISPIMIVATSLTQQIVPPDRLTESITWTVAGLGVGVAGGSALVGQVIDRTDAGTGYLVAVAAGILAVTCAGGIHVRARLE from the coding sequence GTGACAGGAGAGAAGGGCGGCTCGTACCGCGAGTTGTTCGCAGCGCCGGGTGCAGCCGCGTTCTGCCTGGCGGGATTCGTGGCGCGCCTGCCGATCGCGATGGTCGGGATCGGCATCGTCACGATGTTCTCCCAGCTCGAGGGGAACTACGCGGTCGGCGGCGCACTGTCCGCGGTGTTCGCGCTGTCGTACGCCGTGCTCACCCCGATCGTCTCCCGCGCGGTCGACCGGTACGGCCAGCGACGGGTCCTGCCCACGGCCGCGGCCGTCAGTGCGGTCGCCACCCTCGCGATGCTCGCCGGCGTCCGGTTCGAGGTGCCCACGATATGGCTGTTCGTCTGCGGGATCCCGGCAGGACTCATGCCCACGATCGGCGCGATGGTGCGGGCGCGGTGGACGCAGCTCTACGGCGGCACTCCACGACTGCGCACCGCCTTCGCGCTCGAAGCGGTGGTCGACGAGGTGTGCTTCATCGTCGGCCCCGTCCTGTCGGTGGGCCTGAGCGTGGCGGTCTTCCCCGAGGCCGGCCCGCTGCTCGGCGCGGTCCTGCTGCTCGTCGGGACCCTCGCCCTCGCGGCGCTGCGCAGCACGGAGCCTCCCGTGCAACCGCACACCGACGACCGTGCGCGGACGAACATCCTGCGCATGCCCGTCCTCCTGTCGATCGTCGTGGTGATGGTCGCGATGGGTGTGGTCTTCGGGGTGATCGATGTCGCGGCCGTCGCGTTCACGGCCGAACAGAACTCTCCGGGATCGGCCACCTTCGCGCTCGCACTGTTCGCGACGGGTTCGGCGATGAGCGGCCTGATCTTCGGTAGCCGGGTGGGATCGAGTGCTCCGACCCGCCAGTTGTTCGCCGCCACCGGCATTCTCGCCGTCCTGCTGTGCCCGTTGCTGCTCGCCGGTTCGGTGCCGATGCTCACGGTGCTGTACTTCGTTGCCGGATGCGCGATCTCGCCCATCATGATCGTGGCGACGTCGCTGACGCAGCAGATCGTGCCGCCCGACCGGCTCACCGAGAGCATCACGTGGACGGTTGCGGGTCTCGGCGTCGGTGTCGCCGGGGGGTCGGCGCTGGTGGGACAGGTCATCGACCGGACCGACGCCGGCACCGGATATCTCGTGGCGGTCGCCGCGGGCATCCTCGCGGTCACCTGTGCCGGCGGGATCCATGTGCGGGCACGGTTAGAGTGA
- a CDS encoding type III secretion system chaperone family protein: protein MSDRLIELIESTLRDRELEFSVKEGGHFVVELPGEKKLKTTTLLSVGQHGVRVEAFVCRKPDENFESVYRYLLRRNRRLYGVAYTLDKVGDIYLVGRIAAHAVTPEEIDAVLGQVLEAADHDFNIILGIGFITSIKREWEWRVSRGEPLRNLEPFRHLIEEETGTPFEPDVDDDETEDRREANG, encoded by the coding sequence ATGAGCGACCGGCTCATCGAACTGATCGAATCGACGCTGCGCGATCGCGAGCTCGAGTTCTCCGTCAAGGAGGGCGGGCACTTCGTCGTCGAGCTCCCGGGCGAGAAGAAGCTGAAGACGACCACCCTGCTCAGCGTCGGACAGCACGGTGTGCGGGTCGAGGCGTTCGTGTGCCGCAAGCCGGACGAGAACTTCGAATCGGTATACCGCTACCTGTTGCGCCGCAACCGTCGCCTCTACGGCGTGGCGTACACGCTCGACAAGGTCGGCGACATCTATCTGGTGGGCCGCATCGCCGCGCACGCGGTGACCCCCGAGGAGATCGACGCGGTCCTCGGGCAGGTCCTCGAGGCGGCGGACCACGACTTCAACATCATCCTCGGTATCGGGTTCATCACGTCCATCAAGCGCGAATGGGAGTGGCGGGTCTCGCGCGGCGAACCGTTGCGCAATCTCGAGCCGTTCCGTCACCTCATCGAGGAGGAGACCGGCACGCCGTTCGAGCCCGATGTGGACGACGACGAAACCGAGGATCGGCGCGAAGCGAACGGGTGA
- a CDS encoding TetR/AcrR family transcriptional regulator yields the protein MTTIRGRYSSGEQTRIRLVEAAERLFARRGYDGVTLADIRKAAGQHNSSVVGYYFGTKEGLLEAVFSHRLPALNSQREALLAEMLRTRETLSVRDLLWVIIRPLAGTLGRNNHYVAFLDRLSNHDRFAECFRVTGPTGTESGRRSDTALRTLLGPLPDDIAGQRLRLVYSGTVGALARCHRAGESPTTAELAALVDAWEALLLAPVSAETAHARGDVQEGFPPDR from the coding sequence ATGACCACCATCCGCGGTCGATACAGTTCGGGCGAACAGACCCGGATCCGGCTCGTCGAAGCCGCCGAGCGGCTCTTCGCCCGCCGTGGATACGACGGGGTCACCCTCGCCGACATCCGCAAGGCCGCCGGACAGCACAACTCGTCGGTGGTCGGTTATTACTTCGGCACCAAGGAGGGGCTGCTCGAGGCGGTCTTCTCCCACCGGTTGCCCGCCCTGAACTCCCAACGGGAAGCGCTCCTCGCCGAGATGCTGCGGACGCGGGAGACTCTCTCGGTACGCGACCTGCTGTGGGTGATCATCCGCCCCCTGGCCGGCACGCTCGGCCGCAACAACCACTACGTCGCCTTCCTCGACCGGCTGTCGAACCACGACCGGTTCGCCGAGTGCTTCCGCGTCACCGGACCGACGGGAACCGAGAGCGGCCGCCGGTCCGACACCGCGCTACGGACCCTCCTCGGGCCGTTGCCCGACGACATCGCCGGGCAGCGTCTGCGGCTGGTCTACTCCGGCACCGTCGGTGCGCTGGCGCGGTGTCACCGTGCAGGCGAATCACCCACCACGGCAGAACTCGCGGCGCTCGTCGACGCGTGGGAGGCGTTGCTGCTCGCCCCGGTGTCGGCGGAGACCGCGCACGCACGCGGGGACGTGCAGGAAGGTTTCCCACCGGATCGGTGA
- a CDS encoding DUF2804 domain-containing protein, with protein MRQRRLAPGPLLDDDGRLAEAGWSTSEVRTYDRQRVAASRFRIKEWDYYCVLADSEDGPFGIALTVADNGYVGLLGVSVLDLAGRSETTENALVPFPLGRMRLPRTADGGDVVVHHGGLRIEYHHEGTARRLVVDHPRFGGGRGLSGELVLTQPSDDRMVIATPFPRAPKAFYYNQKINCLPAQGTVTVDGRELVFDPATAFGVFDWGRGVWTYDNTWYWGSASGIHEGVRFGFNIGHGFGDTTAASENMLFHDGVAHKLDRVHFHLPRGTYDGAPWRFTSNDERFEMEFEPILDRAADVNALLVRSTQHQVFGRFTGSVVLDDGTRLEIENLLGFAEEVRNRW; from the coding sequence ATGCGCCAACGACGCCTCGCGCCCGGACCGTTGCTCGACGACGACGGGAGGCTCGCCGAAGCCGGCTGGAGCACCTCCGAGGTCCGCACCTACGACCGGCAGCGGGTCGCAGCGTCACGGTTCCGCATCAAGGAGTGGGACTACTACTGCGTCCTGGCCGACAGCGAGGACGGACCGTTCGGGATCGCGCTGACCGTCGCCGACAACGGTTACGTCGGGCTCCTCGGAGTCAGCGTGCTCGACCTCGCGGGTCGCTCCGAGACCACCGAGAACGCCCTCGTCCCCTTCCCGCTCGGCCGGATGCGCCTGCCGCGCACCGCCGACGGCGGCGATGTCGTCGTCCACCACGGCGGACTCCGCATCGAGTACCACCACGAAGGAACGGCCCGGCGGCTGGTCGTCGACCATCCCCGTTTCGGCGGCGGGCGCGGACTGTCCGGAGAACTCGTGCTCACACAGCCGTCCGACGATCGGATGGTGATCGCGACACCCTTTCCCCGCGCACCGAAGGCCTTCTACTACAACCAGAAGATCAACTGCCTGCCCGCGCAGGGCACGGTCACCGTGGATGGGCGGGAGCTGGTCTTCGATCCCGCCACCGCCTTCGGGGTGTTCGACTGGGGTCGAGGGGTGTGGACCTACGACAACACCTGGTACTGGGGGTCGGCCTCGGGGATCCACGAGGGTGTGCGATTCGGGTTCAACATCGGCCACGGCTTCGGCGACACCACCGCGGCGAGCGAGAACATGCTCTTCCACGACGGTGTGGCGCACAAGCTCGACCGCGTGCACTTCCATCTGCCCCGCGGCACCTACGACGGGGCCCCGTGGCGGTTCACCAGCAACGACGAGCGGTTCGAGATGGAGTTCGAACCGATTCTCGACCGCGCGGCCGACGTGAACGCCCTGCTCGTGCGGTCCACGCAGCACCAGGTCTTCGGACGGTTCACCGGCAGCGTCGTGCTCGACGACGGCACCCGGCTCGAGATCGAGAACCTGCTCGGCTTCGCGGAGGAGGTCCGCAACCGCTGGTGA
- the mshA gene encoding D-inositol-3-phosphate glycosyltransferase, producing MTSQPSRPHRVAVISVHTSPLAQPGTGDAGGMNVYVLQTAVELARRGVEVEIFTRATSSADPAVQQAAPGVLVRNIEAGPFEGLDKHDLPTQLCAFAAGVLREEARHPQGYYDLVHSHYWLSGQVGWLARDRWGVPLVHTAHTLAAVKNASLAEGDTPEPAARQIGEQQVVAESDRLVANTADEAGQLERIYGADPAKIDVVAPGADLNRYRPGDRAAARAELGLDPRETVVAFVGRIQPLKAPDVLLEAAARALADDPGMPLRVLVVGGPSGTGLERPDALIELASALGIASRVTFLPPQPPDRLVQVYRAADLVAVPSYSESFGLVAIEAQACGTPVLAANVGGLGVAVRDGETGVLVDGHRIDDWATALRSLVGDSDRLARFAATAPVHAESFSWEHTAEGLLDSYRRAGMRRNRAFGTGEHSLRRQRGVWKLRRTRGVTA from the coding sequence GTGACGTCCCAGCCCAGCCGCCCGCACCGCGTGGCCGTGATCTCGGTCCACACTTCGCCGCTGGCGCAGCCCGGAACCGGGGACGCAGGCGGTATGAACGTGTACGTCCTGCAGACCGCCGTCGAGCTCGCGCGTCGCGGCGTCGAAGTCGAGATCTTCACCCGCGCGACCTCGTCGGCCGATCCGGCCGTCCAGCAGGCCGCGCCCGGGGTGCTCGTCCGCAACATCGAGGCCGGTCCGTTCGAAGGACTCGACAAACACGACCTGCCGACGCAGCTGTGTGCCTTCGCCGCCGGCGTGCTGCGCGAGGAAGCACGGCACCCGCAGGGCTACTACGACCTGGTGCACTCGCACTACTGGTTGTCGGGGCAGGTCGGCTGGCTCGCCCGCGACCGCTGGGGTGTGCCGCTCGTGCACACCGCCCACACTCTCGCCGCGGTGAAGAACGCGTCGCTCGCCGAGGGCGACACCCCCGAACCCGCAGCGCGGCAGATCGGGGAACAGCAGGTCGTCGCGGAGTCCGACCGCCTGGTGGCCAACACCGCCGACGAAGCGGGGCAGCTCGAACGCATCTACGGTGCCGATCCCGCGAAGATCGACGTCGTCGCACCGGGCGCCGACCTGAACCGCTACCGGCCCGGCGACCGCGCGGCCGCCCGCGCCGAGCTCGGACTCGATCCGCGCGAGACCGTCGTGGCGTTCGTGGGCCGTATCCAGCCGCTCAAGGCCCCCGACGTACTGCTCGAGGCCGCTGCGCGGGCACTCGCCGACGACCCCGGTATGCCGCTGCGGGTGCTCGTGGTGGGAGGTCCCTCGGGAACGGGTCTCGAGCGCCCCGACGCGCTCATCGAACTCGCGTCCGCACTGGGTATCGCATCGCGGGTCACCTTCCTCCCGCCGCAGCCGCCGGACCGCCTCGTCCAGGTCTACCGGGCTGCGGATCTCGTTGCGGTGCCGAGCTATTCGGAGTCGTTCGGTCTCGTCGCGATCGAGGCGCAGGCCTGCGGCACGCCCGTGCTGGCCGCGAACGTCGGTGGTCTCGGCGTCGCCGTGCGCGACGGGGAGACCGGCGTGCTCGTCGACGGGCACCGCATCGACGACTGGGCGACGGCGTTGCGGTCGCTCGTCGGCGATTCGGATCGTCTCGCCCGATTCGCGGCGACCGCGCCCGTGCATGCGGAGTCCTTCTCGTGGGAACACACCGCGGAAGGACTGCTCGACAGTTACCGACGGGCCGGGATGCGTCGCAACCGCGCCTTCGGTACCGGCGAGCACTCGCTGCGACGGCAGCGTGGAGTGTGGAAGTTGCGACGGACGAGGGGAGTCACGGCATGA
- a CDS encoding UDP-N-acetylmuramate dehydrogenase, producing MLDPRTRARLVETGATVSEQVSLSEFTTLRLGGPARYLVECTSTASLIEVVRLLDEQEVPLLLLAGGSNLVIGDEGFDGVVVRVATTGVDLRDDHVRVDAGAGWDAVVAATVEAGLGGLECLSGIPGSAGATPVQNVGAYGVEVGSILRRVRLLDRATGQDSWVGPEALGLGYRTSILKHTDAAVVLEVELDVRSDGSSAPLAYRELAVALGAEEGERRPAAQVREHVLALRRSKGMVLDADDHDTWSAGSFFTNPVVPDDRLPQVLAAIAAKVGEDVRIPQFPADGGTKLSAGWLIERAGFAKGFPAADAPARLSTKHTLALTNRGAASAADLVALARTVRDGVEDAFGVRLHPEPVTVNCVI from the coding sequence GTGCTTGATCCACGTACCAGGGCCCGGCTCGTCGAAACGGGAGCCACGGTGTCCGAGCAGGTGTCGCTGTCGGAATTCACGACCCTCCGGCTCGGCGGCCCTGCCCGGTATCTCGTCGAATGCACGTCCACCGCGTCGTTGATCGAGGTCGTGCGCCTGCTCGACGAGCAGGAAGTGCCGCTGCTGCTCCTCGCGGGCGGCTCCAACCTCGTCATCGGCGACGAGGGTTTCGACGGCGTCGTGGTGCGTGTCGCGACCACCGGTGTCGACCTCCGCGACGACCACGTCCGGGTGGACGCGGGAGCCGGGTGGGACGCCGTCGTCGCGGCCACCGTGGAGGCCGGCCTCGGCGGACTCGAATGCCTGTCGGGCATCCCGGGCTCCGCGGGAGCGACGCCGGTGCAGAACGTCGGGGCGTACGGCGTCGAGGTGGGCTCGATCCTGCGCCGCGTCCGCCTGCTCGACCGCGCAACCGGACAGGACTCGTGGGTCGGCCCCGAGGCGCTCGGTCTCGGCTACCGGACCAGCATCCTCAAGCACACCGACGCGGCGGTCGTCCTCGAGGTGGAACTGGACGTGCGGAGCGACGGTTCGTCCGCGCCCCTCGCATACCGGGAGCTCGCGGTCGCGCTGGGCGCGGAGGAGGGCGAACGCCGGCCGGCGGCGCAGGTCCGCGAGCACGTGCTCGCGCTCCGCCGCAGCAAAGGCATGGTGCTCGACGCCGACGACCACGACACGTGGAGCGCCGGATCGTTCTTCACGAACCCCGTCGTCCCCGACGACCGGTTGCCGCAGGTGCTCGCGGCCATCGCGGCGAAGGTGGGGGAGGACGTGCGCATCCCGCAGTTCCCTGCGGACGGTGGCACCAAGCTGTCGGCCGGATGGCTCATCGAGCGGGCCGGTTTCGCGAAGGGTTTCCCCGCCGCCGACGCACCGGCACGGTTGTCGACGAAGCACACGCTGGCGCTCACCAACAGGGGAGCGGCATCGGCCGCGGATCTCGTGGCGCTGGCGCGGACGGTGCGCGACGGCGTCGAGGACGCCTTCGGGGTGCGGCTGCATCCCGAACCCGTCACCGTGAACTGCGTGATCTGA
- a CDS encoding alpha/beta fold hydrolase: MAVREVAGIDGTSLVYRAFGSETAPVLVLLHGWAQSSRCWGDGVLDALARDFRVVAVDLRGHGYSQAPETGYADRGLWAGDLAAVLAAENVSETNPAVLLGWSYGGLVICDYLAEHGAGAVAGLVLVGAITSIGRGEKGGRVGASMRAAIPAAMSEDPKEAVRALGSFGNALTGPVVEGSALLEGKGAVSQALFGASLSTPPRVRAALFDRAVGNDDLLAGLDVPVLLLHGDADSVVDVSAAHHAASLLRRATTSIWEGVDHGPFVEDPHRFVSEVGEFARAATTEAATREDRQQGSMEG; this comes from the coding sequence ATGGCAGTTCGTGAAGTGGCCGGTATCGACGGCACCTCCCTCGTCTATCGCGCATTCGGCTCCGAGACGGCACCGGTTCTGGTGTTGCTCCACGGGTGGGCGCAGTCGTCGCGGTGCTGGGGCGACGGGGTTCTCGACGCGCTCGCCCGCGACTTCCGGGTGGTCGCCGTCGACCTGCGCGGACACGGTTATTCGCAGGCTCCCGAGACCGGATACGCCGATCGCGGCCTGTGGGCCGGCGACCTCGCCGCGGTGCTCGCCGCCGAGAACGTCTCCGAGACGAACCCGGCGGTGCTGCTCGGCTGGTCGTACGGCGGCCTGGTGATCTGCGACTATCTCGCCGAACACGGCGCGGGAGCCGTCGCGGGCCTGGTCCTCGTGGGTGCCATCACGAGCATCGGCCGTGGCGAGAAGGGCGGACGCGTCGGTGCCTCGATGCGTGCCGCGATCCCCGCCGCGATGTCGGAGGACCCGAAGGAAGCGGTGCGCGCGCTCGGCTCCTTCGGCAACGCCCTCACCGGTCCTGTCGTCGAGGGCAGCGCTCTCCTCGAAGGCAAGGGCGCGGTGTCGCAGGCATTGTTCGGTGCGAGCCTGTCCACCCCGCCGCGCGTCCGTGCGGCGCTGTTCGACCGGGCGGTCGGCAACGACGACCTGCTCGCCGGCCTGGACGTGCCGGTTCTCCTCCTGCACGGCGACGCCGACTCGGTCGTCGACGTCTCCGCGGCGCACCACGCGGCGTCGCTGTTGCGTCGCGCCACGACCTCGATCTGGGAGGGCGTCGACCACGGTCCGTTCGTCGAGGATCCCCACCGGTTCGTGTCGGAGGTCGGAGAGTTCGCTCGCGCCGCGACGACGGAGGCGGCGACACGCGAAGATCGGCAGCAGGGCAGTATGGAGGGGTGA